The following proteins are co-located in the Bacillus pumilus genome:
- a CDS encoding endonuclease I family protein: MKKTLFGTVAAGIMIFGTLATPLPPAANAQGFSLNEPSQTITFSPLQLQNETSTQQAQTNATSQINSYYQSANGKSGPALKKALHDIIDDHTQLSYSEVWNALKKTDEDPNQPNNVLLLYSGVSRSKQASGGNVGQWNREHVWAKSHGNFGTSQGPGTDLHHLRATDVQTNSTRGNLDFDMGGNEYKGAPGNFYDSDSFEPHSRVKGDVARMLFYMAVRYEGDDRFPDLELNNKVNNRSAPLHGKMSVLLKWHKQDPVDQIERNRNETIYQIYQHNRNPFIDHPEWASAIWE, translated from the coding sequence ATGAAAAAAACATTATTTGGAACCGTGGCCGCCGGGATCATGATTTTCGGCACACTAGCCACTCCGCTGCCTCCAGCTGCGAATGCTCAAGGCTTCTCTCTAAATGAACCGAGCCAAACGATCACCTTTTCCCCGTTACAGCTTCAAAACGAAACATCTACACAACAAGCGCAAACAAACGCCACAAGCCAAATCAATTCCTATTATCAATCTGCTAATGGCAAATCAGGACCCGCTCTTAAGAAAGCTTTACACGATATTATCGATGATCATACGCAGCTATCCTACAGTGAGGTATGGAATGCATTAAAGAAAACGGATGAAGATCCAAATCAGCCAAACAATGTTCTTTTGCTTTATAGCGGAGTCTCCCGTTCAAAGCAAGCGAGTGGTGGAAATGTCGGCCAGTGGAATCGAGAGCATGTGTGGGCAAAGTCTCATGGCAATTTTGGGACAAGCCAAGGACCTGGGACAGATCTCCATCACCTTCGTGCAACAGATGTGCAAACGAATAGCACACGCGGAAATTTAGATTTCGACATGGGCGGAAATGAATACAAAGGCGCGCCTGGCAACTTCTACGATAGCGACTCTTTCGAACCTCACAGCCGGGTCAAAGGGGATGTGGCGAGAATGCTCTTTTATATGGCGGTTCGATACGAAGGCGATGACCGCTTTCCAGATTTAGAATTGAACAACAAAGTGAATAATAGAAGCGCCCCTCTTCACGGCAAAATGTCCGTGCTTCTGAAATGGCACAAGCAAGATCCAGTCGATCAAATCGAACGGAATCGCAACGAGACCATTTATCAAATATATCAGCACAACCGCAACCCTTTCATCGATCACCCTGAATGGGCAAGCGCGATTTGGGAATAA
- a CDS encoding IucA/IucC family C-terminal-domain containing protein produces the protein MRPEWVERELLDFGVHITNGPITSDRTLGALFSEESVMRLLEAEKTAMHAPNLAVAASMFSKRYAYLAVSSSLYLMTLYDGIYQFPPSACAFREDRKIALDETLCSFVQLDGDRHEWREQVVRTLFTQCVTPLLDVLNRTSRLPYTILWENVAVRINSLYRSMMREVEETAVKQRVQEDYLFLKQAAGEVFGAQQNPFQHSLNLDDSLLETSNRKTCCMYYQLEKKSESLDYCLVCPLEKKKGTACS, from the coding sequence ATGAGGCCAGAGTGGGTTGAGAGAGAATTACTTGATTTCGGGGTACACATCACAAATGGACCAATCACGTCTGATCGCACACTTGGTGCACTTTTTTCAGAAGAATCCGTCATGCGTTTATTGGAAGCTGAAAAGACAGCCATGCACGCACCAAATCTAGCGGTGGCAGCCTCTATGTTTTCAAAGCGCTATGCATACTTAGCTGTCAGTTCCTCTTTGTACTTGATGACGTTGTATGATGGCATCTATCAATTTCCACCATCGGCCTGTGCATTTAGAGAGGATCGGAAAATCGCGCTTGATGAAACGCTATGTTCATTTGTTCAGCTGGATGGAGATCGTCATGAGTGGAGAGAGCAGGTTGTACGCACGCTGTTTACGCAGTGTGTCACACCTCTTTTAGACGTGCTGAACCGCACATCAAGACTTCCATATACTATTTTGTGGGAGAATGTAGCGGTTCGTATCAACTCTCTTTACCGCAGCATGATGCGGGAAGTAGAAGAGACTGCGGTGAAACAGCGCGTTCAGGAGGATTATCTTTTTCTGAAGCAAGCGGCTGGGGAAGTATTTGGAGCTCAGCAAAATCCATTTCAGCACAGCTTAAACTTAGATGACAGTTTACTTGAAACATCCAACCGGAAGACTTGCTGTATGTATTATCAGCTTGAGAAAAAATCGGAGAGTCTCGATTATTGTCTCGTCTGTCCGCTTGAAAAAAAGAAAGGCACTGCTTGCTCGTAG
- a CDS encoding pyridoxal-phosphate-dependent aminotransferase family protein yields the protein MDNVKELQTPSRTIMTPGPVEVDPRVLRVMSTPILGQFDPAFTQIMNETMTLLRSLFQTENEWAYPIDGTSRSGLEAVLASVIEPGDIMLVPVFGRFGHLLIEIGQRYGAEVHTMECEWGKVFDPGDIIAEMNQVKPKIVAMVHGETSTGRLQPLQQIGEACRALDALFIVDAVATIGGVEVKVDEWKIDAAIGGTQKCLSVPSGMSPITYNDRVAAVVESRKKVEKGIATQDELQEQIDISPIKSNYFDLSQLQDYWSPRRLNHHTEATTMLYALREGVRLVLEEGLAERFQRHAYHEKALMKGLEAMGLELFGDLGCKMPVVTCVLIPNGIDGEAVRADLLHHFGIEIASSFGPLAGRIWRIGTMGYSCRKENVLFVLAGLEAMLIKYGAAITCGAGLQAALSIYEQAE from the coding sequence ATGGATAACGTGAAAGAACTGCAAACACCTTCGAGAACCATTATGACACCAGGACCTGTTGAAGTAGACCCGAGAGTGCTCCGCGTGATGAGTACACCGATTCTTGGTCAATTTGACCCTGCATTTACACAGATTATGAATGAAACCATGACCTTATTGCGGTCTCTTTTTCAAACAGAAAATGAATGGGCTTATCCAATTGATGGTACGTCCCGTTCAGGGCTTGAAGCTGTGCTTGCTAGTGTGATCGAGCCTGGAGACATTATGCTTGTTCCTGTCTTTGGCCGCTTCGGTCATTTGCTCATTGAAATAGGACAGCGCTACGGTGCTGAGGTACATACAATGGAATGTGAATGGGGAAAGGTTTTTGATCCTGGCGACATCATCGCTGAAATGAATCAGGTCAAGCCTAAAATCGTCGCGATGGTCCACGGTGAAACATCCACAGGGAGATTGCAGCCATTGCAGCAAATTGGTGAAGCGTGCCGAGCACTTGATGCTCTGTTCATTGTAGACGCTGTGGCAACAATTGGCGGTGTCGAGGTCAAAGTGGACGAATGGAAGATTGATGCGGCAATTGGCGGCACACAGAAATGCTTGTCTGTTCCATCAGGCATGTCACCTATCACATATAATGACCGGGTGGCGGCTGTCGTTGAATCGAGAAAGAAAGTAGAAAAAGGCATTGCGACACAGGACGAACTGCAAGAACAGATAGATATTTCTCCAATCAAAAGCAATTATTTTGATCTGAGCCAGCTCCAGGATTATTGGAGTCCAAGACGATTAAATCATCATACGGAAGCGACAACTATGCTTTATGCACTCAGAGAAGGGGTTCGCCTTGTGCTGGAAGAAGGGCTGGCTGAACGTTTTCAGCGTCACGCATATCATGAGAAAGCCTTGATGAAAGGTCTTGAAGCGATGGGGCTTGAATTATTTGGCGATCTGGGTTGTAAAATGCCGGTTGTGACATGTGTTCTGATTCCAAATGGTATTGATGGCGAAGCGGTACGTGCCGATCTGCTCCATCATTTTGGGATTGAAATTGCGAGTTCATTTGGACCGCTTGCGGGGCGTATATGGAGAATCGGCACAATGGGCTATAGCTGCCGAAAGGAAAATGTCCTGTTTGTTTTAGCAGGACTTGAAGCGATGTTGATCAAATACGGCGCGGCCATTACATGCGGAGCTGGACTACAGGCGGCTCTTTCTATCTATGAACAAGCTGAATAA
- a CDS encoding FecCD family ABC transporter permease — MAKTYTVRSKGGRISFQFSKRTFLILLLLTAIAFGLFILSLCMGSRFIQPMDVLLHLIGQGEGNTFVLNTLRIPRTLLAVLVGAALAVSGLILQGLIRNPLASPDIIGITSGASFGAIMFIVFWMGTVPIAYQSLWAIAGAFAVSCLIYLLSWKKGVKPITLVLMGIGISAIMKACVTFTLVLSDTMTTTKSYIWLTGSLYGSTMKDVTAMLPWVMIILPIVMVLARTMNVKELGDDLATGLGVKVQAKRLFFLLMSVTLAGIAVAFAGGIEFVGLMAPHVARMIIGRSFIALVPASALVGSILVMLADLVARTAFLPLDVPAGVFTAAIGAPFFIYLLYQQRNR, encoded by the coding sequence GTGGCTAAAACATATACTGTGCGTTCAAAGGGTGGACGTATTTCATTTCAATTTTCAAAGCGGACTTTTCTCATTTTACTTTTATTGACGGCTATTGCCTTTGGCTTATTTATACTTAGTCTCTGTATGGGCAGCCGATTCATTCAGCCGATGGATGTGCTGCTTCATTTAATCGGGCAGGGAGAGGGAAATACCTTTGTATTAAATACGCTGAGAATCCCAAGAACGCTGCTTGCTGTCTTAGTGGGGGCGGCACTAGCGGTATCGGGGCTCATTTTACAAGGGTTAATTCGTAATCCGCTTGCATCACCTGACATCATTGGAATTACGAGTGGTGCTTCGTTTGGTGCGATTATGTTCATCGTCTTTTGGATGGGCACCGTGCCAATTGCTTATCAGTCATTATGGGCCATTGCAGGTGCTTTTGCGGTATCGTGTTTGATCTATTTGCTTTCATGGAAAAAAGGGGTCAAACCCATCACGCTTGTCCTGATGGGAATCGGTATTTCCGCCATTATGAAGGCGTGTGTGACGTTTACGCTTGTTCTCAGCGATACGATGACAACGACAAAGTCATACATATGGCTGACGGGCAGTTTATATGGTTCTACGATGAAGGACGTCACCGCGATGCTTCCTTGGGTGATGATCATTTTACCGATCGTCATGGTGTTAGCAAGAACGATGAATGTGAAGGAGCTTGGGGATGATCTTGCAACAGGTCTTGGGGTAAAGGTACAGGCCAAGCGGTTATTCTTCTTGCTGATGAGTGTGACATTAGCTGGTATTGCGGTGGCATTTGCAGGCGGCATTGAATTTGTCGGACTCATGGCGCCGCATGTCGCAAGGATGATCATCGGCCGTTCCTTCATTGCGCTTGTCCCAGCCTCTGCGCTTGTTGGAAGTATTCTCGTGATGCTGGCAGATCTTGTTGCAAGAACTGCTTTTCTACCGTTAGATGTACCAGCAGGTGTATTCACGGCGGCAATAGGTGCACCGTTCTTTATCTATTTGTTATATCAACAGCGAAATCGATAA
- a CDS encoding PucR family transcriptional regulator → MNMANHHFEALQKMTQRIHRPVYLLNRYGQILYTSHTMMTSPELIQVLHFFQSTTSHYFSMVHGKQTFSVFPIYITEHTCDYLVVLSFIPPQEKELHVMIEHAVNELSIARMRQHAIEQTAKRARNEGFRRWIEGAVSSEQDVVRLAQTFGLSTGSTYLCMVCQFDQSSDSTCLIEQQIVLDQVVDLLEYALPSCPFPAFLFVKADMGILLMEETGSWSEVSDMLISFLKQLQLLVKKHMNGTISFGVSLTGHLITHLIEGYSEAFDALQAGRLSSRTEYIQFYQAKDVPDLLKLIPRKDLVTFHQLHLHPLYEPSLVDQSLLHTLSVYLETHCHISETAKRLYVHRNTVIYRLEKCEELLRISLKDPDATLRLRLALRIQMHFSSHSY, encoded by the coding sequence ATGAACATGGCCAATCATCATTTTGAAGCATTACAAAAAATGACCCAAAGGATTCACAGACCTGTCTATTTACTGAACCGGTATGGACAGATTCTCTACACCTCGCACACAATGATGACAAGCCCAGAATTGATTCAAGTCCTCCATTTTTTTCAGAGCACGACAAGCCATTATTTTTCTATGGTACATGGTAAGCAAACCTTTTCCGTCTTTCCCATTTATATCACCGAACATACATGTGATTATTTAGTGGTCCTTTCCTTCATTCCACCACAGGAAAAAGAACTGCATGTGATGATTGAACACGCTGTAAATGAATTGTCAATTGCACGAATGAGGCAACATGCCATCGAACAAACGGCCAAGCGGGCCCGAAATGAAGGGTTTCGCAGATGGATAGAAGGTGCAGTGTCTTCCGAGCAAGACGTTGTCCGACTTGCACAGACGTTTGGATTAAGCACAGGGAGCACCTATTTATGTATGGTCTGTCAGTTTGATCAGAGTAGTGATTCCACATGTTTGATTGAGCAGCAAATCGTTTTAGATCAAGTGGTTGATTTGCTTGAATACGCACTTCCAAGCTGTCCATTTCCCGCCTTTCTTTTTGTCAAAGCGGATATGGGCATTCTATTGATGGAAGAGACAGGCAGCTGGTCTGAGGTAAGCGACATGCTCATCTCTTTTTTAAAACAATTGCAGCTGCTCGTGAAAAAACATATGAATGGCACCATTTCCTTTGGTGTGAGCCTGACGGGACACCTCATCACCCATCTGATTGAAGGTTACAGCGAAGCATTCGATGCTCTTCAAGCAGGCCGGCTCTCATCGCGCACTGAATACATTCAGTTCTATCAGGCAAAGGATGTGCCAGATTTACTGAAGCTGATTCCAAGAAAGGATTTAGTCACGTTCCACCAACTGCACCTTCACCCATTATATGAACCATCACTAGTCGACCAAAGCCTCCTCCACACCTTATCTGTGTATTTAGAGACACATTGCCACATTTCAGAAACAGCCAAGCGTTTGTATGTTCATCGCAACACTGTCATTTATCGACTGGAGAAGTGCGAGGAATTGCTTCGAATCAGCTTAAAAGACCCTGACGCAACACTGCGGCTCCGCTTAGCTTTACGCATTCAAATGCATTTCTCATCCCATTCTTATTGA
- a CDS encoding DUF72 domain-containing protein: MIYIGLTGWGDHDSLYPPKIGSSQKLFHYASTFPIVELDASFYAVQPERNHEKWIKDTPDTFQFVVKAYQGMTGHQRGEIPFASKEEMFDAFILSLTPLIREGKLAMVLFQFPPWFDCKKEHVQYLRWCKEKMGDIPCALEFRNRTWFSNDFYEQTLSFMEKEGWIHSVCDEPQVGEGSIPPVIQATHRDKTLVRFHGRNKQGWLHPADHENWREVRYLYLYNEAELKEWKKNLDILHQQSKDVYVVFNNNSGGDAAANGQQMIDLLDITYSSLSPKQLDFFS; the protein is encoded by the coding sequence ATGATTTATATCGGATTAACTGGCTGGGGGGATCATGACAGTCTTTACCCGCCGAAAATAGGAAGCTCTCAAAAGCTGTTTCACTACGCGTCAACGTTCCCTATTGTGGAACTGGATGCAAGCTTTTATGCTGTTCAGCCTGAGCGCAATCATGAAAAGTGGATAAAGGACACACCGGACACCTTTCAATTTGTCGTGAAAGCATACCAAGGAATGACCGGACATCAAAGAGGCGAGATTCCTTTTGCTTCGAAGGAAGAAATGTTTGACGCTTTTATCCTCTCATTGACTCCGCTCATTCGAGAAGGGAAACTGGCCATGGTCCTGTTTCAATTTCCACCATGGTTTGATTGTAAAAAAGAGCATGTCCAATATTTAAGATGGTGTAAGGAAAAGATGGGTGACATTCCGTGTGCCCTCGAATTCCGAAACCGGACATGGTTTTCAAACGATTTTTATGAGCAAACCTTGTCCTTTATGGAGAAAGAAGGGTGGATTCATTCCGTCTGTGATGAACCACAAGTCGGAGAAGGGTCCATTCCGCCAGTCATACAAGCCACACACCGTGATAAAACATTGGTCCGTTTTCACGGAAGAAATAAACAGGGCTGGCTTCACCCAGCAGACCATGAGAATTGGCGAGAAGTGCGTTACTTATATTTATATAATGAAGCTGAATTAAAGGAATGGAAAAAGAATCTCGACATCCTGCATCAGCAATCGAAAGATGTATATGTTGTGTTTAATAATAACTCCGGCGGAGATGCAGCGGCGAATGGCCAGCAAATGATTGATTTGCTGGATATTACCTATTCAAGCTTATCCCCGAAGCAGTTAGATTTTTTTAGTTAA
- a CDS encoding FecCD family ABC transporter permease: MRSLLKKDSSKALLFAGFIVLMLVFFMLSISLGQTSISFKATIHAFLHFDESDPNSVIVMTSRLSRALIAAVVGSSLAISGALMQALTRNPLAAPDLLGINAGGLFFIVISIVFFSTESLTGYMWTAFLGAAIAGMLVFLLGSIGRDGLTPVKIVLAGAAISALFASFTQGLLIVNEQSIQSILFWMAGSVSGRSIDMLLPVLPYIVGATVVALLLGRSINVLLSGDDIAKGLGQRTLLLKITMGVLVVFLAGGSVAVAGSIGFVGFLVPHIVKKLVGPDHRWVLPYCAVVGASLLLVADLAARFLIMPQEVPIGVMTAVAGAPLFVYLVRKGLKTGG; encoded by the coding sequence ATGAGAAGTTTATTAAAAAAGGATTCGAGTAAGGCACTGCTATTTGCTGGATTCATCGTATTGATGTTGGTCTTTTTTATGCTCAGTATTTCCCTTGGGCAAACCTCGATTTCCTTCAAAGCCACCATCCATGCTTTTCTTCATTTTGATGAATCGGATCCAAACAGTGTGATTGTCATGACATCCAGATTATCAAGAGCTTTAATTGCAGCAGTCGTTGGATCAAGTCTAGCCATTTCAGGTGCACTGATGCAGGCATTGACGAGAAATCCGCTTGCTGCGCCTGATTTATTAGGAATTAATGCGGGTGGACTATTTTTTATCGTGATTTCGATTGTTTTCTTTTCAACAGAGTCGTTAACAGGCTATATGTGGACAGCCTTTTTAGGCGCTGCGATTGCAGGGATGCTCGTTTTTCTATTGGGCTCCATTGGGAGAGATGGACTGACGCCGGTTAAAATTGTGCTCGCAGGTGCTGCCATATCCGCATTGTTTGCATCCTTTACTCAAGGTCTTTTAATCGTGAATGAACAGTCGATTCAAAGTATCCTGTTTTGGATGGCTGGTTCGGTGTCAGGAAGAAGTATTGATATGCTGCTTCCTGTTTTGCCCTATATTGTAGGTGCTACTGTTGTGGCACTGCTTCTTGGTCGCTCGATCAATGTTCTTTTGTCGGGAGATGATATTGCCAAAGGGCTCGGTCAGCGTACGCTGCTGCTGAAAATCACGATGGGGGTGCTGGTCGTGTTTTTAGCAGGAGGTTCCGTTGCTGTTGCAGGCTCGATTGGTTTTGTTGGTTTTCTTGTGCCGCATATTGTGAAAAAGCTTGTCGGACCTGACCACCGCTGGGTACTGCCGTATTGTGCCGTCGTGGGGGCGTCGCTTTTACTTGTCGCAGATCTTGCGGCTCGTTTTCTGATCATGCCGCAGGAAGTGCCGATTGGTGTCATGACGGCGGTAGCAGGAGCGCCTCTATTTGTTTATCTCGTGCGCAAGGGGTTGAAGACAGGTGGCTAA
- a CDS encoding bifunctional metallophosphatase/5'-nucleotidase, protein MLQKLWLYHTNDLHSHFENWPKIAAYIEEKRQVHDQMLLFDIGDHMDRVNLVSEADYGKVNVKLLDQLGYDGVTIGNNEGITLPHDQLDQLYKEAQFSVILSNLFEKGKRPSWAKPYHMITMKNGLKICLLGVTIAYTPVYEKLGWDIIDPFDSIRDMLQEVKGQADVIVLLSHLGIIHDREVAQDFPEIDIILGAHTHHLLEHGEMDNGVLLACAEKYGHYIGCVELTIDTTRNELIEKKATVQSVDQLISESDEAITTLQQAERRAKSLMQEKVATVETKLETKWFDESPLPQLLTDAIKDWCGADIGMMNAGMVLDSLEAGAVTREEIHRICPHPINPIRVTLTGKQLLETVQRACEEKMEQLRIKGFGFRGELMGKMLYSGLTYTLEEGENKRVKEVFVHGQLIKEDDSYTIGTVDMYTLGSLFPHIRDHEHIDYFMPEFLRDVLSWRLKEAR, encoded by the coding sequence ATGCTGCAGAAGCTATGGTTATATCATACAAACGACTTGCACAGCCACTTTGAGAACTGGCCAAAAATCGCCGCTTATATTGAAGAAAAGCGTCAAGTTCACGATCAGATGCTTTTGTTTGATATTGGCGACCATATGGACCGAGTGAACCTAGTGTCAGAAGCTGATTATGGAAAGGTAAACGTCAAGCTCCTCGATCAGCTCGGCTATGATGGGGTCACGATTGGTAATAATGAGGGCATTACGCTGCCTCATGATCAACTGGATCAATTATACAAAGAGGCTCAATTTTCAGTGATTTTGTCTAATTTATTTGAGAAAGGCAAAAGACCATCGTGGGCAAAGCCTTATCATATGATCACAATGAAAAATGGACTGAAGATATGCCTCTTAGGGGTAACGATTGCTTATACACCTGTATATGAAAAGCTGGGCTGGGACATTATAGACCCGTTTGACAGCATACGGGACATGCTGCAGGAAGTGAAGGGACAGGCTGATGTGATTGTGCTCCTTTCCCATCTTGGTATCATCCATGATCGGGAGGTAGCCCAAGATTTTCCCGAAATTGACATCATCTTAGGCGCGCACACGCATCATCTTTTAGAACATGGTGAGATGGACAATGGTGTGCTGCTTGCATGTGCTGAAAAGTATGGGCATTACATTGGCTGTGTAGAGCTGACCATTGACACAACGCGCAACGAGCTCATAGAGAAAAAGGCGACAGTGCAATCAGTGGACCAGCTCATAAGTGAATCGGATGAAGCCATCACCACCTTACAGCAAGCTGAAAGAAGAGCAAAATCACTGATGCAGGAAAAAGTGGCGACGGTCGAGACGAAGCTTGAAACAAAATGGTTCGATGAATCTCCGCTTCCTCAGCTGTTAACAGATGCCATTAAAGATTGGTGCGGGGCAGATATCGGCATGATGAATGCAGGCATGGTGCTTGATTCATTAGAGGCTGGGGCCGTGACAAGAGAAGAGATCCACCGGATATGTCCGCATCCAATTAATCCAATTCGAGTGACGCTTACCGGTAAACAGCTGCTAGAAACCGTTCAGCGGGCATGTGAAGAAAAAATGGAACAGCTGCGCATCAAAGGCTTCGGCTTTAGAGGTGAATTGATGGGGAAAATGCTATACAGCGGACTCACCTATACATTAGAAGAAGGCGAAAACAAACGGGTGAAAGAAGTCTTTGTCCATGGTCAATTAATCAAAGAGGATGATTCATATACGATTGGCACAGTAGATATGTATACACTCGGCTCCCTGTTTCCTCATATACGTGACCATGAACATATTGACTATTTCATGCCGGAATTTTTACGTGATGTGCTGAGCTGGCGCTTAAAGGAAGCAAGATGA
- a CDS encoding YunC family protein, giving the protein MVNLTPITIDGHSFTAVTVKLPKTNFMAVTNEHGYIMCGALDVGLLNEKLADRGIIAGRAVGVRTIEQLLDAPLESVTYAAEALGIPAGTIGRDALLKMVK; this is encoded by the coding sequence TTGGTGAATTTAACACCGATTACAATTGATGGCCATTCCTTTACAGCCGTCACCGTCAAACTGCCGAAGACCAATTTTATGGCAGTGACAAACGAGCATGGTTATATTATGTGCGGTGCACTTGATGTCGGGCTCTTAAATGAAAAGCTTGCAGATAGAGGAATCATCGCAGGAAGAGCGGTCGGTGTGAGAACCATCGAGCAATTGCTCGATGCGCCTTTAGAATCTGTGACATACGCCGCTGAAGCGCTGGGCATTCCAGCTGGAACAATCGGCAGAGACGCATTATTAAAAATGGTGAAATAA
- a CDS encoding MFS transporter, translating into MKKMGRLYILMLNIFIAMLGFGLIVPVMPSYIEAFGATGKTLGFLVAATGLTQFALSPIAGVLTDRFGRRKLIIAGIAGFTIAQFIFAFADQLWMLFVSRFLGGAAGALLMPAMFAYIADITSEKDRGKGMGLFSAAMTLGFVIGPGVGGYLVEFGIAFPFLIAGSFAALSTLLSILFLPETLTKEKQEEARLNKDIHFNPFVQMTQALKTSYGFLFILAFVLNFGIIHFESIFGLYVDQKHGFTPKDIAFVITVAGLAGVLVQGALVNTCVKRFGEMRVVRYALLGAAIMLIACRFAPSFWWIFTGSILFLSATSFVRPALNTLLSKMAGNQQGLAGGLNTSFMSLANIVGPSLAGILFDVNIELPFMFGTLVLCASFIASIIWAKKVEHTHVMPRRL; encoded by the coding sequence ATGAAGAAAATGGGCAGATTATATATTTTGATGCTCAATATATTTATTGCCATGCTTGGCTTTGGCCTCATTGTTCCTGTCATGCCGAGTTACATTGAAGCCTTTGGGGCAACAGGAAAAACACTTGGTTTTCTCGTTGCTGCAACGGGTCTGACACAATTTGCGTTATCACCGATCGCCGGCGTATTGACTGATCGATTTGGACGGAGAAAATTGATTATTGCCGGGATTGCTGGCTTTACCATTGCCCAATTTATTTTTGCGTTTGCCGATCAGCTTTGGATGCTGTTTGTGTCTCGGTTTTTAGGCGGGGCTGCAGGAGCTTTGCTGATGCCGGCCATGTTTGCATACATCGCTGATATTACAAGTGAAAAGGACCGGGGGAAAGGGATGGGCCTATTTAGTGCAGCGATGACACTAGGTTTTGTCATTGGACCGGGCGTAGGCGGATATTTGGTTGAGTTCGGGATCGCTTTTCCTTTTCTCATCGCAGGTTCTTTTGCAGCACTATCTACCCTGTTATCCATCCTGTTTTTACCTGAAACACTAACAAAGGAAAAGCAGGAAGAAGCGCGGTTGAACAAAGACATTCATTTCAATCCTTTTGTGCAGATGACTCAAGCTTTAAAGACATCCTATGGCTTTTTGTTTATATTGGCCTTTGTCCTCAATTTTGGAATCATTCATTTTGAATCGATTTTCGGTTTATATGTAGACCAAAAACACGGATTTACACCGAAGGATATTGCATTTGTCATTACGGTGGCCGGACTTGCCGGAGTACTTGTCCAAGGTGCGTTAGTGAATACCTGTGTGAAACGATTTGGTGAGATGCGTGTCGTGCGTTATGCGCTGCTAGGTGCAGCTATCATGCTGATCGCCTGCCGTTTTGCGCCGTCTTTTTGGTGGATTTTTACAGGTTCGATTTTATTTTTGTCGGCTACCTCTTTTGTTCGTCCAGCCCTCAATACATTGTTGTCCAAAATGGCCGGGAATCAGCAAGGGTTAGCAGGCGGTCTCAATACATCCTTTATGAGTCTTGCCAACATCGTCGGACCAAGCCTTGCGGGAATTTTATTTGATGTGAATATTGAGCTTCCTTTTATGTTTGGGACACTTGTGCTTTGCGCCAGTTTCATAGCGTCTATCATATGGGCGAAAAAAGTAGAGCATACTCACGTTATGCCAAGAAGATTGTAG